The Centroberyx gerrardi isolate f3 chromosome 19, fCenGer3.hap1.cur.20231027, whole genome shotgun sequence genome has a segment encoding these proteins:
- the gatad2b gene encoding transcriptional repressor p66-beta isoform X1, producing MERMSEEALRLNLLKRGLESPDEREEALAKRLKMEGHEAMERLKMLALLKRKDLADLAALEAAGPLGDGKGPGASTLHHQSLMGAAAAYEEKLNGSLRLGGHGGHVGPSKNGKENMLDEPVDMSAGRRCEVDRERRTPSPDVIILSDNEASSPRTTPRPEERLHHANLDMFKGKTGEERQQMIKALREELRLEEARLVLLKKLRQSQMQKENVVQKVPVVQNAASSVQPPPIHSSQGLGKLPVRPGLHTPEPQNLRTAQGHTVIRSAANANLPPMLMSQRVIAPNPAQLQGQRVSSKPGMARTSSGSMANAVGYQQRLLFSLQATSQQVAASQRSGSSAMYMNLAHMQAAAAGGGVAGGLGGASAVSPSTMSSTAGGGVSSMADQASSQAAAKLALRKQLEKTLLEIPPPKPPAPLLHFLPSAANSEFIYMVGLEEVVQSVIDSQGKLRGALARMEPFFCAQCRTDFTPHWKQEKSGRILCEQCMTSNQKKALKAEHTNRLKNAFVKALQQEQEIEQRLQQQAALSPSSAPPGPNATKTDTMIRHHALRQTIIPQKNRRSWSLMVEHACAGTAKLTSEVAPQPQASLQRGLSSSARGVLSNFAQASQLSVASSLMGMSSAKRCASGGGGSSSSSSRLQHDSRRQIYNIPGLNIAYLNPAAVGAHKSSSLADRQREYLLDMIPPRSISQSITGQK from the exons ATGGAGCGGATGTCTGAGGAGGCGCTGAGGCTGAACTTGCTGAAGCGAGGCCTGGAGTCGCCCGATGAGCGAGAGGAGGCGCTGGCCAAGCGCCTCAAAATGGAGGGCCATGAGGCCATGGAGCGCCTGAAGATGCTGGCGCTGCTGAAGCGTAAGGACCTAGCCGACCTGGCGGCCCTGGAGGCGGCGGGGCCCCTGGGAGACGGGAAGGGCCCCGGGGCCAGCACCCTGCACCACCAGAGCCTGATGGGTGCTGCCGCCGCTTACGAGGAGAAGCTGAATGGGAGCCTGAGGCTGGGCGGCcatggcggccatgttggaccCAGCAAGAATGGGAAGGAAAACATGCTGGACGAGCCAGTGGATATGAGCGCTGGGAGAAGATG TGAGGTGGACCGTGAAAGACGAACCCCGTCTCCAGATGTTATCATCCTGTCGGACAACGAGGCATCCAGTCCCAGGACAACACCTCGCCCTGAGGAACGCCTGCACCACGCCAATCTGGACATGTTCAAG GGGAAGACGGGCGAGGAGAGGCAGCAGATGATCAAAGCTCTGAGGGAGGAGCTTCGCCTGGAGGAGGCTCGCCTGGTGCTGCTGAAGAAGCTGAGGCAGAGTCAGATGCAGAAGGAGAACGTGGTGCAGAAG GTACCGGTGGTCCAGAACGCCGCCTCCTCTGTGCAGCCACCTCCCATCCACAGCTCTCAAGGCCTGGGCAAACTACCAGTCCGGCCTGGCCTGCATACCCCGGAGCCCCAGAACCTCCGCACCGCAcag ggTCACACAGTCATCAGGTCAGCAGCCAATGCCAACCTGCCGCCCATGCTGATGTCCCAGAGGGTGATAGCACCCAACCCTGCCCAGCTGCAGGGCCAGCGAGTGTCCTCCAAACCCGGCATGGCCCGCACCAGCTCCGGCAGCATGGCTAACGCCGTCGGCTACCAGCAG CGACTGTTGTTCTCTCTGCAGGCCACCAGCCAGCAGGTGGCAGCGTCCCAGCGCTCGGGCTCCAGCGCCATGTACATGAACCTGGCCCACATgcaggcggcggcggcgggcggcggggtGGCGGGCGGCCTGGGTGGAGCCTCGGCGGTGAGCCCGTCCACCATGTCCAGCACGGCCGGCGGCGGGGTGAGCTCCATGGCCGACCAGGCCAGCAGCCAGGCGGCGGCCAAGCTGGCCCTGAGGAAGCAGCTGGAGAAAACCCTCCTGGAAATCCCGCCTCCCAAACCTCCCGCCCCACTCCTCCACTTCCTGCCCTCAGCCGCAAACAGCGAGTTCATCTACATGGTGGGCCTGGAGGAGGTGGTGCAGAGCGTCATCGACAGCcagg gtaaaCTCCGGGGGGCGCTGGCCCGCATGGAGCCCTTCTTCTGCGCCCAGTGCAGAACTGACTTCACCCCCCACTGGAAGCAGGAGAAGAGTGGGCGGATCCTCTGTGAGCAGTGCATGACCTCCAATCAGAAGAAGGCTCTGAAGGCGGAGCACACCAACAGGCTGAAGAACGCCTTTGTTAAGGCTCTGCAGCAAGAGCAG GAGATTGAacagaggctgcagcagcaggcggcCCTGTCCCCCAGCTCGGCCCCGCCCGGCCCCAACGCCACCAAGACCGACACTATGATCCGACACCATGCCCTCCGCCAG ACGATTATTCCTCAGAAGAACAGAAGGAGCTGGTCGCTCATGGTGGAGCATGCTTGTGCTGGTACTGCTAAGCTGACATCGGAAGTG GCTCCCCAGCCTCAGGCCTCCCTGCAGCGAGGTCTGTCCAGCTCGGCGCGAGGCGTCCTGTCCAATTTTGCCCAGGCCTCCCAGCTGTCCGTGGCCAGCAGCCTGATGGGAATGAGCAGTGCCAAGCGCTGTGCCAGCGGTGGTGGAGgaagcagcagtagcagcagtagactGCAGCATGATAGCCGCCGCCAGATCTACAATATCCCCG ggTTAAATATTGCCTATCTGAACCCAGCGGCGGTTGGAGCCCATAAGAGCTCCAGCTTAGCAGACCGGCAGAGGGAGTACCTGTTGGACATGATTCCTCCTCGCTCCATATCGCAGTCCATCACCGGACAGAAATGA
- the gatad2b gene encoding transcriptional repressor p66-beta isoform X4 — MERMSEEALRLNLLKRGLESPDEREEALAKRLKMEGHEAMERLKMLALLKRKDLADLAALEAAGPLGDGKGPGASTLHHQSLMGAAAAYEEKLNGSLRLGGHGGHVGPSKNGKENMLDEPVDMSAGRRCEVDRERRTPSPDVIILSDNEASSPRTTPRPEERLHHANLDMFKGKTGEERQQMIKALREELRLEEARLVLLKKLRQSQMQKENVVQKVPVVQNAASSVQPPPIHSSQGLGKLPVRPGLHTPEPQNLRTAQGHTVIRSAANANLPPMLMSQRVIAPNPAQLQGQRVSSKPGMARTSSGSMANAVGYQQATSQQVAASQRSGSSAMYMNLAHMQAAAAGGGVAGGLGGASAVSPSTMSSTAGGGVSSMADQASSQAAAKLALRKQLEKTLLEIPPPKPPAPLLHFLPSAANSEFIYMVGLEEVVQSVIDSQGKLRGALARMEPFFCAQCRTDFTPHWKQEKSGRILCEQCMTSNQKKALKAEHTNRLKNAFVKALQQEQEIEQRLQQQAALSPSSAPPGPNATKTDTMIRHHALRQAPQPQASLQRGLSSSARGVLSNFAQASQLSVASSLMGMSSAKRCASGGGGSSSSSSRLQHDSRRQIYNIPGLNIAYLNPAAVGAHKSSSLADRQREYLLDMIPPRSISQSITGQK; from the exons ATGGAGCGGATGTCTGAGGAGGCGCTGAGGCTGAACTTGCTGAAGCGAGGCCTGGAGTCGCCCGATGAGCGAGAGGAGGCGCTGGCCAAGCGCCTCAAAATGGAGGGCCATGAGGCCATGGAGCGCCTGAAGATGCTGGCGCTGCTGAAGCGTAAGGACCTAGCCGACCTGGCGGCCCTGGAGGCGGCGGGGCCCCTGGGAGACGGGAAGGGCCCCGGGGCCAGCACCCTGCACCACCAGAGCCTGATGGGTGCTGCCGCCGCTTACGAGGAGAAGCTGAATGGGAGCCTGAGGCTGGGCGGCcatggcggccatgttggaccCAGCAAGAATGGGAAGGAAAACATGCTGGACGAGCCAGTGGATATGAGCGCTGGGAGAAGATG TGAGGTGGACCGTGAAAGACGAACCCCGTCTCCAGATGTTATCATCCTGTCGGACAACGAGGCATCCAGTCCCAGGACAACACCTCGCCCTGAGGAACGCCTGCACCACGCCAATCTGGACATGTTCAAG GGGAAGACGGGCGAGGAGAGGCAGCAGATGATCAAAGCTCTGAGGGAGGAGCTTCGCCTGGAGGAGGCTCGCCTGGTGCTGCTGAAGAAGCTGAGGCAGAGTCAGATGCAGAAGGAGAACGTGGTGCAGAAG GTACCGGTGGTCCAGAACGCCGCCTCCTCTGTGCAGCCACCTCCCATCCACAGCTCTCAAGGCCTGGGCAAACTACCAGTCCGGCCTGGCCTGCATACCCCGGAGCCCCAGAACCTCCGCACCGCAcag ggTCACACAGTCATCAGGTCAGCAGCCAATGCCAACCTGCCGCCCATGCTGATGTCCCAGAGGGTGATAGCACCCAACCCTGCCCAGCTGCAGGGCCAGCGAGTGTCCTCCAAACCCGGCATGGCCCGCACCAGCTCCGGCAGCATGGCTAACGCCGTCGGCTACCAGCAG GCCACCAGCCAGCAGGTGGCAGCGTCCCAGCGCTCGGGCTCCAGCGCCATGTACATGAACCTGGCCCACATgcaggcggcggcggcgggcggcggggtGGCGGGCGGCCTGGGTGGAGCCTCGGCGGTGAGCCCGTCCACCATGTCCAGCACGGCCGGCGGCGGGGTGAGCTCCATGGCCGACCAGGCCAGCAGCCAGGCGGCGGCCAAGCTGGCCCTGAGGAAGCAGCTGGAGAAAACCCTCCTGGAAATCCCGCCTCCCAAACCTCCCGCCCCACTCCTCCACTTCCTGCCCTCAGCCGCAAACAGCGAGTTCATCTACATGGTGGGCCTGGAGGAGGTGGTGCAGAGCGTCATCGACAGCcagg gtaaaCTCCGGGGGGCGCTGGCCCGCATGGAGCCCTTCTTCTGCGCCCAGTGCAGAACTGACTTCACCCCCCACTGGAAGCAGGAGAAGAGTGGGCGGATCCTCTGTGAGCAGTGCATGACCTCCAATCAGAAGAAGGCTCTGAAGGCGGAGCACACCAACAGGCTGAAGAACGCCTTTGTTAAGGCTCTGCAGCAAGAGCAG GAGATTGAacagaggctgcagcagcaggcggcCCTGTCCCCCAGCTCGGCCCCGCCCGGCCCCAACGCCACCAAGACCGACACTATGATCCGACACCATGCCCTCCGCCAG GCTCCCCAGCCTCAGGCCTCCCTGCAGCGAGGTCTGTCCAGCTCGGCGCGAGGCGTCCTGTCCAATTTTGCCCAGGCCTCCCAGCTGTCCGTGGCCAGCAGCCTGATGGGAATGAGCAGTGCCAAGCGCTGTGCCAGCGGTGGTGGAGgaagcagcagtagcagcagtagactGCAGCATGATAGCCGCCGCCAGATCTACAATATCCCCG ggTTAAATATTGCCTATCTGAACCCAGCGGCGGTTGGAGCCCATAAGAGCTCCAGCTTAGCAGACCGGCAGAGGGAGTACCTGTTGGACATGATTCCTCCTCGCTCCATATCGCAGTCCATCACCGGACAGAAATGA
- the gatad2b gene encoding transcriptional repressor p66-beta isoform X2 has translation MERMSEEALRLNLLKRGLESPDEREEALAKRLKMEGHEAMERLKMLALLKRKDLADLAALEAAGPLGDGKGPGASTLHHQSLMGAAAAYEEKLNGSLRLGGHGGHVGPSKNGKENMLDEPVDMSAGRRCEVDRERRTPSPDVIILSDNEASSPRTTPRPEERLHHANLDMFKGKTGEERQQMIKALREELRLEEARLVLLKKLRQSQMQKENVVQKVPVVQNAASSVQPPPIHSSQGLGKLPVRPGLHTPEPQNLRTAQGHTVIRSAANANLPPMLMSQRVIAPNPAQLQGQRVSSKPGMARTSSGSMANAVGYQQATSQQVAASQRSGSSAMYMNLAHMQAAAAGGGVAGGLGGASAVSPSTMSSTAGGGVSSMADQASSQAAAKLALRKQLEKTLLEIPPPKPPAPLLHFLPSAANSEFIYMVGLEEVVQSVIDSQGKLRGALARMEPFFCAQCRTDFTPHWKQEKSGRILCEQCMTSNQKKALKAEHTNRLKNAFVKALQQEQEIEQRLQQQAALSPSSAPPGPNATKTDTMIRHHALRQTIIPQKNRRSWSLMVEHACAGTAKLTSEVAPQPQASLQRGLSSSARGVLSNFAQASQLSVASSLMGMSSAKRCASGGGGSSSSSSRLQHDSRRQIYNIPGLNIAYLNPAAVGAHKSSSLADRQREYLLDMIPPRSISQSITGQK, from the exons ATGGAGCGGATGTCTGAGGAGGCGCTGAGGCTGAACTTGCTGAAGCGAGGCCTGGAGTCGCCCGATGAGCGAGAGGAGGCGCTGGCCAAGCGCCTCAAAATGGAGGGCCATGAGGCCATGGAGCGCCTGAAGATGCTGGCGCTGCTGAAGCGTAAGGACCTAGCCGACCTGGCGGCCCTGGAGGCGGCGGGGCCCCTGGGAGACGGGAAGGGCCCCGGGGCCAGCACCCTGCACCACCAGAGCCTGATGGGTGCTGCCGCCGCTTACGAGGAGAAGCTGAATGGGAGCCTGAGGCTGGGCGGCcatggcggccatgttggaccCAGCAAGAATGGGAAGGAAAACATGCTGGACGAGCCAGTGGATATGAGCGCTGGGAGAAGATG TGAGGTGGACCGTGAAAGACGAACCCCGTCTCCAGATGTTATCATCCTGTCGGACAACGAGGCATCCAGTCCCAGGACAACACCTCGCCCTGAGGAACGCCTGCACCACGCCAATCTGGACATGTTCAAG GGGAAGACGGGCGAGGAGAGGCAGCAGATGATCAAAGCTCTGAGGGAGGAGCTTCGCCTGGAGGAGGCTCGCCTGGTGCTGCTGAAGAAGCTGAGGCAGAGTCAGATGCAGAAGGAGAACGTGGTGCAGAAG GTACCGGTGGTCCAGAACGCCGCCTCCTCTGTGCAGCCACCTCCCATCCACAGCTCTCAAGGCCTGGGCAAACTACCAGTCCGGCCTGGCCTGCATACCCCGGAGCCCCAGAACCTCCGCACCGCAcag ggTCACACAGTCATCAGGTCAGCAGCCAATGCCAACCTGCCGCCCATGCTGATGTCCCAGAGGGTGATAGCACCCAACCCTGCCCAGCTGCAGGGCCAGCGAGTGTCCTCCAAACCCGGCATGGCCCGCACCAGCTCCGGCAGCATGGCTAACGCCGTCGGCTACCAGCAG GCCACCAGCCAGCAGGTGGCAGCGTCCCAGCGCTCGGGCTCCAGCGCCATGTACATGAACCTGGCCCACATgcaggcggcggcggcgggcggcggggtGGCGGGCGGCCTGGGTGGAGCCTCGGCGGTGAGCCCGTCCACCATGTCCAGCACGGCCGGCGGCGGGGTGAGCTCCATGGCCGACCAGGCCAGCAGCCAGGCGGCGGCCAAGCTGGCCCTGAGGAAGCAGCTGGAGAAAACCCTCCTGGAAATCCCGCCTCCCAAACCTCCCGCCCCACTCCTCCACTTCCTGCCCTCAGCCGCAAACAGCGAGTTCATCTACATGGTGGGCCTGGAGGAGGTGGTGCAGAGCGTCATCGACAGCcagg gtaaaCTCCGGGGGGCGCTGGCCCGCATGGAGCCCTTCTTCTGCGCCCAGTGCAGAACTGACTTCACCCCCCACTGGAAGCAGGAGAAGAGTGGGCGGATCCTCTGTGAGCAGTGCATGACCTCCAATCAGAAGAAGGCTCTGAAGGCGGAGCACACCAACAGGCTGAAGAACGCCTTTGTTAAGGCTCTGCAGCAAGAGCAG GAGATTGAacagaggctgcagcagcaggcggcCCTGTCCCCCAGCTCGGCCCCGCCCGGCCCCAACGCCACCAAGACCGACACTATGATCCGACACCATGCCCTCCGCCAG ACGATTATTCCTCAGAAGAACAGAAGGAGCTGGTCGCTCATGGTGGAGCATGCTTGTGCTGGTACTGCTAAGCTGACATCGGAAGTG GCTCCCCAGCCTCAGGCCTCCCTGCAGCGAGGTCTGTCCAGCTCGGCGCGAGGCGTCCTGTCCAATTTTGCCCAGGCCTCCCAGCTGTCCGTGGCCAGCAGCCTGATGGGAATGAGCAGTGCCAAGCGCTGTGCCAGCGGTGGTGGAGgaagcagcagtagcagcagtagactGCAGCATGATAGCCGCCGCCAGATCTACAATATCCCCG ggTTAAATATTGCCTATCTGAACCCAGCGGCGGTTGGAGCCCATAAGAGCTCCAGCTTAGCAGACCGGCAGAGGGAGTACCTGTTGGACATGATTCCTCCTCGCTCCATATCGCAGTCCATCACCGGACAGAAATGA
- the gatad2b gene encoding transcriptional repressor p66-beta isoform X3: MERMSEEALRLNLLKRGLESPDEREEALAKRLKMEGHEAMERLKMLALLKRKDLADLAALEAAGPLGDGKGPGASTLHHQSLMGAAAAYEEKLNGSLRLGGHGGHVGPSKNGKENMLDEPVDMSAGRRCEVDRERRTPSPDVIILSDNEASSPRTTPRPEERLHHANLDMFKGKTGEERQQMIKALREELRLEEARLVLLKKLRQSQMQKENVVQKVPVVQNAASSVQPPPIHSSQGLGKLPVRPGLHTPEPQNLRTAQGHTVIRSAANANLPPMLMSQRVIAPNPAQLQGQRVSSKPGMARTSSGSMANAVGYQQRLLFSLQATSQQVAASQRSGSSAMYMNLAHMQAAAAGGGVAGGLGGASAVSPSTMSSTAGGGVSSMADQASSQAAAKLALRKQLEKTLLEIPPPKPPAPLLHFLPSAANSEFIYMVGLEEVVQSVIDSQGKLRGALARMEPFFCAQCRTDFTPHWKQEKSGRILCEQCMTSNQKKALKAEHTNRLKNAFVKALQQEQEIEQRLQQQAALSPSSAPPGPNATKTDTMIRHHALRQAPQPQASLQRGLSSSARGVLSNFAQASQLSVASSLMGMSSAKRCASGGGGSSSSSSRLQHDSRRQIYNIPGLNIAYLNPAAVGAHKSSSLADRQREYLLDMIPPRSISQSITGQK, encoded by the exons ATGGAGCGGATGTCTGAGGAGGCGCTGAGGCTGAACTTGCTGAAGCGAGGCCTGGAGTCGCCCGATGAGCGAGAGGAGGCGCTGGCCAAGCGCCTCAAAATGGAGGGCCATGAGGCCATGGAGCGCCTGAAGATGCTGGCGCTGCTGAAGCGTAAGGACCTAGCCGACCTGGCGGCCCTGGAGGCGGCGGGGCCCCTGGGAGACGGGAAGGGCCCCGGGGCCAGCACCCTGCACCACCAGAGCCTGATGGGTGCTGCCGCCGCTTACGAGGAGAAGCTGAATGGGAGCCTGAGGCTGGGCGGCcatggcggccatgttggaccCAGCAAGAATGGGAAGGAAAACATGCTGGACGAGCCAGTGGATATGAGCGCTGGGAGAAGATG TGAGGTGGACCGTGAAAGACGAACCCCGTCTCCAGATGTTATCATCCTGTCGGACAACGAGGCATCCAGTCCCAGGACAACACCTCGCCCTGAGGAACGCCTGCACCACGCCAATCTGGACATGTTCAAG GGGAAGACGGGCGAGGAGAGGCAGCAGATGATCAAAGCTCTGAGGGAGGAGCTTCGCCTGGAGGAGGCTCGCCTGGTGCTGCTGAAGAAGCTGAGGCAGAGTCAGATGCAGAAGGAGAACGTGGTGCAGAAG GTACCGGTGGTCCAGAACGCCGCCTCCTCTGTGCAGCCACCTCCCATCCACAGCTCTCAAGGCCTGGGCAAACTACCAGTCCGGCCTGGCCTGCATACCCCGGAGCCCCAGAACCTCCGCACCGCAcag ggTCACACAGTCATCAGGTCAGCAGCCAATGCCAACCTGCCGCCCATGCTGATGTCCCAGAGGGTGATAGCACCCAACCCTGCCCAGCTGCAGGGCCAGCGAGTGTCCTCCAAACCCGGCATGGCCCGCACCAGCTCCGGCAGCATGGCTAACGCCGTCGGCTACCAGCAG CGACTGTTGTTCTCTCTGCAGGCCACCAGCCAGCAGGTGGCAGCGTCCCAGCGCTCGGGCTCCAGCGCCATGTACATGAACCTGGCCCACATgcaggcggcggcggcgggcggcggggtGGCGGGCGGCCTGGGTGGAGCCTCGGCGGTGAGCCCGTCCACCATGTCCAGCACGGCCGGCGGCGGGGTGAGCTCCATGGCCGACCAGGCCAGCAGCCAGGCGGCGGCCAAGCTGGCCCTGAGGAAGCAGCTGGAGAAAACCCTCCTGGAAATCCCGCCTCCCAAACCTCCCGCCCCACTCCTCCACTTCCTGCCCTCAGCCGCAAACAGCGAGTTCATCTACATGGTGGGCCTGGAGGAGGTGGTGCAGAGCGTCATCGACAGCcagg gtaaaCTCCGGGGGGCGCTGGCCCGCATGGAGCCCTTCTTCTGCGCCCAGTGCAGAACTGACTTCACCCCCCACTGGAAGCAGGAGAAGAGTGGGCGGATCCTCTGTGAGCAGTGCATGACCTCCAATCAGAAGAAGGCTCTGAAGGCGGAGCACACCAACAGGCTGAAGAACGCCTTTGTTAAGGCTCTGCAGCAAGAGCAG GAGATTGAacagaggctgcagcagcaggcggcCCTGTCCCCCAGCTCGGCCCCGCCCGGCCCCAACGCCACCAAGACCGACACTATGATCCGACACCATGCCCTCCGCCAG GCTCCCCAGCCTCAGGCCTCCCTGCAGCGAGGTCTGTCCAGCTCGGCGCGAGGCGTCCTGTCCAATTTTGCCCAGGCCTCCCAGCTGTCCGTGGCCAGCAGCCTGATGGGAATGAGCAGTGCCAAGCGCTGTGCCAGCGGTGGTGGAGgaagcagcagtagcagcagtagactGCAGCATGATAGCCGCCGCCAGATCTACAATATCCCCG ggTTAAATATTGCCTATCTGAACCCAGCGGCGGTTGGAGCCCATAAGAGCTCCAGCTTAGCAGACCGGCAGAGGGAGTACCTGTTGGACATGATTCCTCCTCGCTCCATATCGCAGTCCATCACCGGACAGAAATGA